A stretch of Gadus chalcogrammus isolate NIFS_2021 chromosome 9, NIFS_Gcha_1.0, whole genome shotgun sequence DNA encodes these proteins:
- the lysmd4 gene encoding lysM and putative peptidoglycan-binding domain-containing protein 4 isoform X2: MRRVEPAAQAFQAPVDVHASADGQVYMFRRQRAEPDSSEEEQCEDLNVIELSPLVHSEQDRLDRVQLLERELQEGDNLNKLALQYGVKVADIKRVNGLFHDQDLFALKSIKIPVPKHSFLTEACTDLSGPQRATQSPPPAASPPHQDGKARASPRLQEVSDFFKDVDHDIEKLIQSSDHRGDIFPHPASDLSARSGVGGRRVAAAGQGGAWGLQWWNLVVAMLLIGVVLPIFYAVYLKTKASEISLSEHLFEPGRGS, encoded by the exons ATGCGGCGGGTTGAGCCTGCTGCCCAAGCCTTCCAGGCCCCCGTAGACGTCCACGCCAGCGCCGACGGCCAGGTGTACATGTTCAGGAGACAGCGAGCAGAGCCCGACTCctcagaggaggagcagtgcGAGGACCTGAACGTCATTGAGCTCAGCCCTCTGGTCCACTCTGAGCAGGACCGACTGGACCGCGTTCAGCTGCTGGAGCGAGAGCTGCAGGAGGGGGACAATCTCAACAAGCTGGCGCTGCAATACGGTGTAAAG GTGGCTGACATCAAGCGTGTGAACGGCCTTTTCCACGATCAAGATTTGTTCGCTTTGAAATCCATCAAGATCCCAGTTCCAAAGCACAGCTTCCTAACGGAGGCCTGCACAGACCTGAGCGGCCCTCAGAGAGCAACCCAGAGTCCTCCGCCCGCAGCCTCACCGCCCCATCAGGACGGCAAGGCCCGGGCTTCACCCCGTCTACAGGAGGTCTCGGACTTCTTCAAAGACGTGGACCACGACATCGAGAAGCTGATCCAGAGCAGCGACCACCGCGGGGACATTTTCCCCCATCCCGCGTCGGATCTGTCTGCGAGGTCGGGGGTCGGCGGGCGgcgcgtggcggcggcgggccaGGGCGGGGCCTGGGGCCTCCAGTGGTGGAACCTGGTGGTCGCCATGCTGCTGATCGGTGTCGTCCTGCCCATCTTCTACGCTGTTTATCTAAAGACCAAAGCAAGCG AGATCTCTCTCTCGGAGCACCTGTTTGAGCCAGGACGGGGCAGCTAG
- the lysmd4 gene encoding lysM and putative peptidoglycan-binding domain-containing protein 4 isoform X1 codes for MRRVEPAAQAFQAPVDVHASADGQVYMFRRQRAEPDSSEEEQCEDLNVIELSPLVHSEQDRLDRVQLLERELQEGDNLNKLALQYGVKVADIKRVNGLFHDQDLFALKSIKIPVPKHSFLTEACTDLSGPQRATQSPPPAASPPHQDGKARASPRLQEVSDFFKDVDHDIEKLIQSSDHRGDIFPHPASDLSARSGVGGRRVAAAGQGGAWGLQWWNLVVAMLLIGVVLPIFYAVYLKTKASGEGHETSGVANMSAGSTGSGLGVTGSTLGATVQSRGHWSPLVS; via the exons ATGCGGCGGGTTGAGCCTGCTGCCCAAGCCTTCCAGGCCCCCGTAGACGTCCACGCCAGCGCCGACGGCCAGGTGTACATGTTCAGGAGACAGCGAGCAGAGCCCGACTCctcagaggaggagcagtgcGAGGACCTGAACGTCATTGAGCTCAGCCCTCTGGTCCACTCTGAGCAGGACCGACTGGACCGCGTTCAGCTGCTGGAGCGAGAGCTGCAGGAGGGGGACAATCTCAACAAGCTGGCGCTGCAATACGGTGTAAAG GTGGCTGACATCAAGCGTGTGAACGGCCTTTTCCACGATCAAGATTTGTTCGCTTTGAAATCCATCAAGATCCCAGTTCCAAAGCACAGCTTCCTAACGGAGGCCTGCACAGACCTGAGCGGCCCTCAGAGAGCAACCCAGAGTCCTCCGCCCGCAGCCTCACCGCCCCATCAGGACGGCAAGGCCCGGGCTTCACCCCGTCTACAGGAGGTCTCGGACTTCTTCAAAGACGTGGACCACGACATCGAGAAGCTGATCCAGAGCAGCGACCACCGCGGGGACATTTTCCCCCATCCCGCGTCGGATCTGTCTGCGAGGTCGGGGGTCGGCGGGCGgcgcgtggcggcggcgggccaGGGCGGGGCCTGGGGCCTCCAGTGGTGGAACCTGGTGGTCGCCATGCTGCTGATCGGTGTCGTCCTGCCCATCTTCTACGCTGTTTATCTAAAGACCAAAGCAAGCGGTGAGGGACACGAGACGAGCGGCGTGGCGAACATGTCCGCGGGAAGCACCGGGTCTGGTCTCGGGGTCACGGGGTCCACTCTCGGGGCCACGGTCCAGTCTCGGGGACACTGGTCTCCCTTGGTCTCTTAG